The Lycium ferocissimum isolate CSIRO_LF1 chromosome 10, AGI_CSIRO_Lferr_CH_V1, whole genome shotgun sequence genome window below encodes:
- the LOC132032755 gene encoding DEAD-box ATP-dependent RNA helicase 41 isoform X1 encodes MESSVVAENDTNAPEDDVKERCWDQREALPDEPRCVICGHYGEYICDETDDDICSLECKGILLSRLAKSRQPTGRPCPVKLPATDECYYVRDNDNKSEVKPLTTDQTELMRRKLDILVQGDKTTPPPILSFASCKLPQKLLDNIEVAGYEMPTPVQMQAIPAALARQSLLVSAETGSGKTGSFLIPIVSQCVKVNEEHFPNQQMPLAMVLTPTRELCIQVEDQAKVLGKGLLFKTALVVGGDAMAGQLHRIQQGVSLIVGTPGRLIDLLMKHEIELDTISILVLDEVDCMLQRGFREQVMQIFTALSQPQVLMFSATIPKEVEKMASTMAKKVTVISVGKPNKPNQAVKQLAIWVDSKRKKQKLFDILMSKQHYKPPVIVFVGSRLGADLLSEAITVSTGLKALSIHGEKSMKDRREIIRSFLVGEIPVVVATGVLGRGIDLLTVRQVIVFDMPNSIKEYVHQVGRASRMGEEGTAIVFVNEENKKLFPELVEALKTSGAAIPRELANSSISCAIQDFARLASESIDAFAES; translated from the exons ATGGAAAGTTCTGTAGTTGCAGAAAATGACACTAATGCCCCAG AGGATGATGTGAAGGAGAGGTGTTGGGACCAAAGAGAAGCACTACCGGACGAGCCTCGATGTGTTATATGTGGCCACTATGGGGAGTACATTTGTGATGAGACTGATGATGATATTTGCAGCTTGGAATGCAAAGGTATATTGTTGTCTCGACTTGCAAAATCGAGGCAACCAACTGGTCGTCCATGTCCTGTGAAGTTACCAGCAACTGATGAGTGCTATTATGTTagggataatgataataaatcTGAAGTGAAACCACTAACAACTGATCAGACTGAACTCATGAGAAGGAAACTTGATATTCTTGTGCAGGGAGACAAAACTACACCGCCTCCGATCTTGTCATTTGCTTCTTGCAAGCTACCTCAGAAGCTTCTAGATAATATCGAAGTTGCCGGTTATGAAATGCCAACTCCTGTCCAAATGCAAGCAATCCCTGCTGCTTTAGCACGGCAAAGCTTGCTTGTTTCGGCGGAGACTGGTTCTGGTAAAACCGGCTCTTTTCTAATTCCTATAGTTTCTCAATGTGTAAAAGTTAATGAAGAGCATTTCCCGAACCAGCAGATGCCATTAGCTATGGTCCTCACACCTACTAGAGAACTCTGCATACAGGTAGAGGATCAAGCTAAGGTGCTCGGGAAGGGTTTGCTCTTCAAAACGGCTTTGGTTGTAGGTGGTGACGCCATGGCAGGACAGCTCCACCGCATCCAACAGGGAGTATCTTTAATTGTGGGAACTCCTGGAAGGCTCATTGACCTTTTAATGAAGCACGAGATTGAACTGGATACTATTTCAATTCTTGTTCTTGACGAAGTAGATTGCATGCTCCAAAGAGGTTTCCGTGAGCAGGTGATGCAAATATTTACGGCTTTGTCTCAACCTCAAGTGTTAATGTTTTCCGCAACAATTCCTAAAGAAGTAGAGAAGATGGCAAGCACAATGGCCAAAAAGGTCACTGTCATCTCTGTTGGGAAGCCAAATAAACCTAATCAGGCTGTTAAGCAGTTAGCTATTTGGGTAGACTCGAAGCGGAAGAAGCAAAAGCTTTTCGATATTTTGATGAGCAAGCAGCATTACAAGCCACCAGTTATTGTATTTGTGGGTTCTAGGCTCGGAGCAGATCTCCTTTCTGAAGCAATAACAGTAAGTACTGGGCTAAAAGCATTATCAATTCACGGTGAGAAATCCATGAAGGATAGGAGAGAAATCATAAGGTCATTTCTAGTTGGAGAAATTCCAGTTGTTGTGGCCACAGGGGTATTGGGTCGAGGAATCGATCTGTTGACTGTGAGACAGGTAATTGTGTTTGATATGCCAAATTCAATCAAGGAGTATGTGCACCAGGTTGGAAGGGCATCTAGAATGGGGGAGGAAGGTACGGCAATTGTCTTTGTGAATGAAGAGAACAAGAAATTGTTCCCCGAGTTGGTTGAAGCTCTTAAAACATCTGGTGCTGCGATTCCCCGAGAGCTTGCTAATTCAAG TATATCCTGTGCTATCCAAGACTTTGCACGGTTGGCATCAGAGAGTATAGACGCTTTTGCAGAATCCTGA
- the LOC132032756 gene encoding uncharacterized protein LOC132032756 yields the protein MKDQLPMLNQQQQQMMMNMNPHLQQHQMQQQPPPMMNRSYGMWPPAMGAEQMNFQNPNVMKGPGFVAGGKQSKNLGPRSNWKGKKVNKNDRRAVDSGRRKEKSLMATTGYMTGVGNIGNVGGFGGYNPPTLNELQYQNRLKAKRFFPKKKFYHNNSSNKGAPFAPRNTSSYIIRAKKSGGIASLVSPCPVTPAVLPTPEFSPSREVLVDMAKEEWGVDGYGSMNGLIRLRSPGHDMEVHEEEEDEEGGGSSESDVEEHVEVERRLDHDLSRFEMIYPNNSNVLENRVDDQDSHIAQLEEENLILKERLFLMEREFGDLKRRLQSLERQGCGYEEINEEVVENYSEESGSRGESHFGDDNNVECVEQNMEEVDGDVKAKEDKVNDGVIESVQEKQKVDKGNEEFNATQVNEDNRRKNNSSDNACVGDETIDKASRPDVELVVQANTVDEEPGK from the exons ATGAAGGATCAATTACCAATGTtgaatcaacaacaacaacaaatgaTGATGAATATGAATCCACATCTTCAACAACATCAG atgcaacaacaaccaccaccaATGATGAATCGGAGCTATGGGATGTGGCCGCCGGCAATGGGAGCTGAACAGATGAACTTTCAAAATCCTAATGTAATGAAAGGTCCGGGATTTGTTGCCGGAGGAAAACAGTCGAAAAACTTAGGACCTAGGAGTAATTGGAAGGGTAAAAAGGTCAATAAGAATGATAGGAGGGCGGTGGATAGTGGTAGGAGAAAAGAGAAGTCTTTGATGGCTACTACTGGATATATGACTGgtgttggaaatattggaaaTGTTGGAGGATTTGGTGGATATAACCCACCAACACTTAATGAGTTGCAATATCAGAATAGATTAAAAGCTAAGAGATTTTTCCCTAAGAAGAAATTTTAtcataataatagtagtaacaAGGGTGCTCCTTTTGCTCCTCGGAACACGTCATCCTATATTATTAGGGCAAAGAAGAGTGGTGGAATTGCCTCGTTGGTATCTCCTTGTCCCGTGACTCCGGCAGTGTTGCCGACCCCAGAATTTTCTCCCTCGAGGGAGGTACTGGTGGATATGGCAAAGGAGGAATGGGGGGTTGATGGGTATGGATCGATGAATGGTTTGATTAGATTGAGATCACCAGGACATGATATGGAAGTACACGAGGAAGAGGAGGATGAGGAGGGAGGAGGATCAAGTGAGAGCGATGTGGAAGAACATGTGGAGGTGGAAAGGCGATTGGATCATGATTTGAGCAGGTTCGAGATGATTTACCCGAATAATAGCAATGTTTTGGAGAACCGTGTAGATGATCAGGATTCGCACATTGCTCAGTTGGAGGAAGAGAATTTGATTTTGAAGGAGAGGTTGTTCTTGATGGAGAGAGAGTTTGGTGACTTGAAGAGGAGATTGCAAAGTCTTGAGAGGCAGGGTTGTGGATATGAGGAGATTAATGAGGAGGTAGTGGAGAATTATTCCGAGGAAAGTGGAAGCCGTGGAGAGTCCCATTTTGGAGATGACAATAATGTGGAATGCGTTGAACAAAACATGGAAGAAGTAGATGGAGATGTGAAAGCGAAGGAAGACAAGGTGAATGATGGGGTTATTGAATCTGTACAGGAGAAGCAGAAAGTGGACAAAGGAAATGAAGAATTTAATGCTACTCAAGTAAATGAAGATAATAGAAGAAAGAATAACTCATCAGATAATGCATGTGTTGGAGATGAAACTATTGATAAGGCTTCTCGACCTGACGTTGAACTGGTAGTCCAGGCAAATACAGTTGACGAAGAACCAGGAAAATGA
- the LOC132035175 gene encoding protein NDR1-like, giving the protein MSYYDSSSRNSCARHCFKLIVSLGVTALILWLSLRTTKPKCSIGDVYVRGLDKSVNSNNNSTMRDNNLSFQLNLKNEMKDKGVRYDDINLKFYYGTNTSHPIGNFTFDGFKQGKDKEAFKSGMIETHNMPWDDAIKTVSNGSKAIFRVDVSSRIKYKITFWYTKKHNYFVENKVEVDDTGKSSAQQLRCCFGVFGLTLFVLSFLV; this is encoded by the coding sequence ATGTCTTATTACGATTCTTCCTCCAGAAACTCATGTGCTCGTCACTGCTTCAAATTAATAGTGAGTTTAGGCGTCACAGCTCTGATCCTCTGGCTAAGTCTACGTACCACGAAGCCTAAATGTTCCATCGGAGATGTTTATGTGCGAGGCCTCGACAAATCGGTCAACTCCAACAACAATTCAACAATGCGGGACAACAATCTGTCGTTTCAGCTCAATCTGAAGAACGAAATGAAGGACAAGGGGGTCCGCTATGACGATATTAACCTCAAATTCTACTATGGTACAAACACCAGTCACCCTATTGGTAATttcacatttgatggatttaaGCAAGGCAAAGATAAAGAAGCTTTTAAAAGTGGCATGATTGAGACTCATAATATGCCATGGGATGATGCAATTAAGACTGTTTCAAATGGATCTAAGGCAATTTTTAGAGTTGATGTGAGTAGTAGAATTAAGTACAAAATTACATTTTGGTATACTAAGAAACATAATTATTTTGTGGAGAATAAGGTTGAAGTTGATGATACTGGTAAATCTAGTGCACAACAACTTCGTTGTTGTTTTGGGGTTTTTGGACTTACATTATTTGTTTTGTCATTTTTAGTTTAA
- the LOC132032761 gene encoding probable plastid-lipid-associated protein 12, chloroplastic, protein MATVEIGNLGLGFRPQIAINPTRKWPCKNFFGQKKQNKKRILLVCSVADKKEAKVSSFSKEENDLIEALIGIQGRGRSASPQQLQEVERAVKILEGSEGVSEPTSSSLIEGRWQLMFTTRPGSASPIQRTFVGVDSFSVFQEVFLRTNDQRVSNIVKFSEAIGELKVEALATIKDGKRILFQFDRAAFSFKFLPFKVPYPVPFRLLGDEAKGWLDTTYLSPSGNLRISRGNKGTTFVLQKEAGPRQKLLSSISTGTRVEEAIDEFLSLNQNVANTELELLEGEWQMIWSSQVETDSWIENAGNGLMGEQIVKANGQLKFLVDILFGVRFSMSGKYEKSGSNTYDVIMDDGAILAGMYGIPVEMESKFTIEILYTDDKIRISRGYNKILFVYVRVDGSNKK, encoded by the exons ATGGCTACAGTTGAAATTGGGAACTTGGGTCTTGGATTTAGGCCACAAATTGCAATAAATCCAACTAGAAAATGGCCATGCAAGAATTTTTTTGGTCAGAAAAAGCAAAACAAGAAGAGAATATTGCTTGTATGTTCTGTTGCTGATAAAAAAGAAGCTAAAGTTAGTTCATTTAgtaaagaagaaaatgatttaatTGAAGCTCTTATTGGTATTCAAGGTCGTGGTCGCTCTGCTTCTCCTCAACAACTTCAA GAGGTTGAACGTGCTGTTAAAATTCTTGAAGGATCAGAAGGTGTTTCTGAACCA ACGAGTTCGAGTTTGATTGAGGGTCGGTGGCAGCTGATGTTCACGACTAGGCCAGGATCAGCATCTCCTATTCAG AGAACTTTTGTTGGGGTTGACTCATTCAGCGTATTTCAAGAAGTCTTCCTTAGAACGAACGACCAACGTGTATCCAACATTGTAAAGTTTTCTGAGGCAATAGGTGAGCTGAAAGTAGAG GCACTTGCAACGATCAAAGATGGAAAACGAATTCTTTTCCAATTTGATCGAGCAGCTTTTTCGTTCAAATTTCTACCATTCAAGGTTCCGTACCCTGTACCTTTTAGACTTCTGGGAGATGAAGCTAAGGGCTGGTTAGACACTACATATTTATCCCCATCCGGGAATCTCCGTATATCAAGAGGAAACAAG GGAACTACATTTGTGCTGCAAAAGGAAGCCGGACCAAGGCAGAAATTgctctcatccatttcaacggGTACAAGAGTGGAAGAG GCGATTGATGAGTTTCTCTCCCTCAACCAAAACGTTGCAAATACTGAACTGGAACTTCTTGAAGGGGAGTGGCAAATGATATGGAGTTCACAG GTTGAAACAGATAGTTGGATAGAGAATGCTGGGAATGGACTCATGGGCGAGCAG ATTGTCAAAGCAAACGGACAATTGAAGTTCCTGGTCGACATATTGTTCGGGGTTAGGTTCTCCATGTCAGGCAAATATGA GAAATCCGGTAGTAACACGTACGATGTCATAATGGATGATGGAGCCATCCTAGCTGGAATGTATGGAATTCCGGTTGAAATGGAAAGCAAGTTCACCATAGAAATACT ATATACTGATGACAAAATCAGAATTTCACGGGGCTACAACAAAATTCTCTTCGTCTATGTACGCGTAGATGGATCCAACAAGAAGTGA
- the LOC132032755 gene encoding DEAD-box ATP-dependent RNA helicase 41 isoform X2 — protein MQRDNDNKSEVKPLTTDQTELMRRKLDILVQGDKTTPPPILSFASCKLPQKLLDNIEVAGYEMPTPVQMQAIPAALARQSLLVSAETGSGKTGSFLIPIVSQCVKVNEEHFPNQQMPLAMVLTPTRELCIQVEDQAKVLGKGLLFKTALVVGGDAMAGQLHRIQQGVSLIVGTPGRLIDLLMKHEIELDTISILVLDEVDCMLQRGFREQVMQIFTALSQPQVLMFSATIPKEVEKMASTMAKKVTVISVGKPNKPNQAVKQLAIWVDSKRKKQKLFDILMSKQHYKPPVIVFVGSRLGADLLSEAITVSTGLKALSIHGEKSMKDRREIIRSFLVGEIPVVVATGVLGRGIDLLTVRQVIVFDMPNSIKEYVHQVGRASRMGEEGTAIVFVNEENKKLFPELVEALKTSGAAIPRELANSSISCAIQDFARLASESIDAFAES, from the exons ATGCAAAG ggataatgataataaatcTGAAGTGAAACCACTAACAACTGATCAGACTGAACTCATGAGAAGGAAACTTGATATTCTTGTGCAGGGAGACAAAACTACACCGCCTCCGATCTTGTCATTTGCTTCTTGCAAGCTACCTCAGAAGCTTCTAGATAATATCGAAGTTGCCGGTTATGAAATGCCAACTCCTGTCCAAATGCAAGCAATCCCTGCTGCTTTAGCACGGCAAAGCTTGCTTGTTTCGGCGGAGACTGGTTCTGGTAAAACCGGCTCTTTTCTAATTCCTATAGTTTCTCAATGTGTAAAAGTTAATGAAGAGCATTTCCCGAACCAGCAGATGCCATTAGCTATGGTCCTCACACCTACTAGAGAACTCTGCATACAGGTAGAGGATCAAGCTAAGGTGCTCGGGAAGGGTTTGCTCTTCAAAACGGCTTTGGTTGTAGGTGGTGACGCCATGGCAGGACAGCTCCACCGCATCCAACAGGGAGTATCTTTAATTGTGGGAACTCCTGGAAGGCTCATTGACCTTTTAATGAAGCACGAGATTGAACTGGATACTATTTCAATTCTTGTTCTTGACGAAGTAGATTGCATGCTCCAAAGAGGTTTCCGTGAGCAGGTGATGCAAATATTTACGGCTTTGTCTCAACCTCAAGTGTTAATGTTTTCCGCAACAATTCCTAAAGAAGTAGAGAAGATGGCAAGCACAATGGCCAAAAAGGTCACTGTCATCTCTGTTGGGAAGCCAAATAAACCTAATCAGGCTGTTAAGCAGTTAGCTATTTGGGTAGACTCGAAGCGGAAGAAGCAAAAGCTTTTCGATATTTTGATGAGCAAGCAGCATTACAAGCCACCAGTTATTGTATTTGTGGGTTCTAGGCTCGGAGCAGATCTCCTTTCTGAAGCAATAACAGTAAGTACTGGGCTAAAAGCATTATCAATTCACGGTGAGAAATCCATGAAGGATAGGAGAGAAATCATAAGGTCATTTCTAGTTGGAGAAATTCCAGTTGTTGTGGCCACAGGGGTATTGGGTCGAGGAATCGATCTGTTGACTGTGAGACAGGTAATTGTGTTTGATATGCCAAATTCAATCAAGGAGTATGTGCACCAGGTTGGAAGGGCATCTAGAATGGGGGAGGAAGGTACGGCAATTGTCTTTGTGAATGAAGAGAACAAGAAATTGTTCCCCGAGTTGGTTGAAGCTCTTAAAACATCTGGTGCTGCGATTCCCCGAGAGCTTGCTAATTCAAG TATATCCTGTGCTATCCAAGACTTTGCACGGTTGGCATCAGAGAGTATAGACGCTTTTGCAGAATCCTGA